ATAAATCTATTGCAGAACTAAAAGAAATTAAAAAAAATAGTTTCATAATTCTTGATAATACAGGTAGTAAATATCAAGCTTCATTCGATATCGATAGTTTACTGCAATCGGTTGGAAACGTTCCAAAATACTATCCTCAAAATGGGTTTTTATTGGATTTGATTAACTCGGGTAATCTGGGTATAATAAAAAACGATATTTTACGGAATAAACTTTCTTCTTGGTTACCGACACTTGAAACATTAAAAGACAGAGAAAAATCTGTAGTTGATTTTACTGATGACTTTATTAGATACATCATTAAAAATGGCAGTTGGTTAAATTCTGATGAAAAAACCAATGACGAAGAGATTACTAAAATAAGATTTCCTAAATCAGGATTTGAAATAAACAATAATGATCTACTCAAAAACATTGAATTCGAAAATATCGTTGAAAACCTGATTGTATATAAATCATTATTACTTGATAGACACGAAAAATGTATTGAACTGAATAAGGAAATAATTAATTTCTTGGAAACCGAAATTAAAAAATAACGAAAGCACAACAATGGCTATAAGTAATTGCTTGTTCTCGCCTACTTCTGAAAATCCCCGCAGATTTTCTATTCAGTTTTTATTTGCTAAATTAGGTGATTAGAACACGCCACTAATCATACACAAAACCGTTATGTGCAAGCTGAATAAAATACTGAAATAAATATGAAAAAAATTTTGGGTTTACTGACAACAGTAACGATTTTAGTGAGTTGTCAAACAGAAAAAAAGGGCTATAAAAACATTGTAACAACAGACATAAATAACTTTTGGGAAGCCTATGACAAAATCACAATGACTCAAGATTCAACTTTGCAATACCATTATCTCGACAGCCTGTACTTTAAGAAAGGGACAGAAGGATTAAAAGCTATCCGACAAGTAAGAAATTATACACCGCAAGATTACTTACGCTCTATTAACAACTATCCCGAATATTGGACTTCAATTAGAGAAAACACTTTAAAAGCCAACCTATTTGGTTCTGAATTACAAGATGGAATTGAAAAATTTAGAAAAATTTATCCTGACCTAAAACCTGCAAAAATCTATTTTACAATTGGAGCATTTAGAACAAATGGAACCACATTAGACAGTTTAGTACTAATAGGTAGCGAATTGGCAATGGCAGATAAACACACAATTTCAACAGAATTTCCTAAAGAAGAGCAAGAAGATAGACGAACATTTTTTGATAGTAGCCCTATTAATAATTTGGTTCTATTGAACATTCATGAATATGTCCATACACAACAGAAACCAATGGTTCACAACTTACTTTCTTTGGCAATTTACGAAGGTGTTGCAGAATTTGTTTCTGTAAAAGCAATGGGTGTTCCTTCTGCTGCACCTGCTATTGAATTTGGGAAGAAAAACGCAGATATTGTTAGAGAAAAATTTGAACAAGAAATGTTCTATACCAACAATAGATTCAAATGGTTATGGAGCAGTGGTGCATCTAATGAATTTGGAGTGCGAGATTTAATATATTACATAGGGTATCAAATGGCAGAAAACTTTTATGACCAAGCAGAAAATAAGAAAGAAGCCATCAAAAAGCTTATTGAATTAGATTTTAACAACGAAACCGAAATAGAGCAATTCGTACATTCAACAAGTTTTTTTTCAGCATCGCTTGATGAACTTTATCAAAATTTTGAGAATAAAAGACCTACTGCGATAGGAATAAATCAATTTGAAAACAAAAATGAAAATGTAAATCCAAAAATCAACCAAATCACGGTAGAATTTTCAGAGCCATTAAATGGTACTAGTACAGGAATAGAATTTGGGCCTTTAGGCAAGGACTATTTCCCGAAAAATAGCGTAGTTGGTAGATACTGGTCAGAAGACAATAAATCTTATACAATTCCCGTAGATTTAGAACCTAATAAACAGTATCAAATCTTATTACATAACAATTTTAGAACAAAAGATTGGATTCCATTAAAACCGTATTTGATTGAATTTAAAACAGGAAATAAATAAAAGCCAGCACATAACAACGTATATAAAAAATAGCCGTTTAAGTACTTAATCAAAAGACAAATAATAAAAAAGGTCAGGGATAAACTGAAAAATTAGTGCAAAAAATCCGCTGGTTATCATATACAAACTTGTTAGCAAACATAAAATAAAAAAATGAATGAATCTATCCAAGAAAACTCATTTAGGGAATATGTTTTTAGAATAAATAGAGTAATTGATTATATAAGATTAAATGTAGACCGGGAGATTAAATTAAACGAGTTGGCCGAGGTTTCAAATTTTTCAAAATTTCACTTTCACAGAATATTTAAAGCAATTACAGGAGTAACTCCCAATGACTTTATCACAAAAACCAAATTAAGTAAAGCTGAATATAAATTACTTAACAATTCAGAAAGTACTATATCGAATATTGCTTATTCTGTTGGATTTACTAATGTTTCTTCATTTTCTAAGTCCTTTAAAAAAAACTATAAAATTAGTCCTTCACAATGGAAAGAGATAAATAGCAAGAATAGACAACCAGATAGCAAGATTGGACAACCACTAAAAAATAATGATATCGAAATTGCACCCATATTATTAATTCAAAAATTTACAAATATGGAGCTTAAGAACAACATCAACATTGAAATTAAAAATATAGATGATATACCTGTCATCTATCTTAGAAACCATTCAATTCATGTACATGATTCTGAAAATTTTGGAAAAATGTTCGACTCATTATTAACTTGGGCGAATGCTAGGGATCTTTTGAACTTCCCAATAACAAAAGCTTTGACGGTTTATAGAAGTATGCCAGATTCTGACGGAATGCTTCAAGCTGATACTTGTTTATCGGTTTCAAAAGAAATTGAGGGTGAAGGAGAAATTGGAAAGACAGTTATTAAAGGAGGTAAATATGTTGTTCTTCATAAAGAAGGCACGCTAGATGAATGCTTTTCAGCGTGGGACTATCTCTATAACGAATGGTTTCCAAATAGTGGTTATCAACCAGACGATAGAGCGGTATATTTAAGTCACTTAAATGATGCAAAAACACACCCACAAGGTTTACATATTTTTGATATGTGTATTTCAGTTAAACCCATATAATAGGTATAAAAGACTCACAGACAGAGTAAATATTAGAGACATTTGGTGTTTTACCAAATGTCTTTTAATCTTTTTTTGACACACATTACAATGATTTACATATTCAAGACATCAGTAAAATCTAAAAATTCAATAAAAGTGCTAACACCGCAACTGAATGAAATTGAAGCTATTTCGAGTTGGAATTTTGACCTTGATGATTGTGATAATATTTTACGTATTGATAGCCAAAGTGATATCGTAGAGAATATAATTAAAATCTTAAGTGATTTTGATTATAAATGCGAAGAACTCAATGATTAAAATACGTTTGTTAACACGGTGTATAACATAGCTAATAAGTACTAAACCGAAAGGTTTGTGTATATTTATAAAGTCTGCCAAATTTTTAATTTGCCTTTTAAAAATGAAAAAATAAAATGAAATATAGAAATTCGGCTCTGTGTTAATGCGAAAAGTTAGTGTCTTTTTACGCGCTACGTTCCATACACAATACCGTTGTATGCATTAATAAAAATCTAAGTGATGAAAAGAATAATTTTTGGAATAATTTGTTCAATCTTTCTTTTATCTTTTATAAGCTGTAAGAACAAAGAAATTCAAGCTGACATAGTAATCACTAATGTGAATATAATCGATGTCGAAAATCAAATTACAAATTCAAGTCAGACCATTGCGATTGAAAATGGAAAAATAATTTTAATCGAACCTTATTCGGATTCTAGTGTAATTAAAGCCGAAACCATAATTGATGGCACAAACAAATATCTAATTCCAAGTTTATGGGATATGCATACCCATTATACAACTTCAAACAAGCATAAAGGCTTTCTCAATCTATTCATGGCCAATGGTGTTTTGGGAGTACGAGATTTATGGGGAAGCATTGAAGCACGGGATTCACTTGTGGCATCAAATACACTTATGCCAAGAATTTTTCTTTCAGGACATATAATAGATGGTCCATTTACATTATTGCAGGGTACATTACAACCTAAATCGGCTGATGAGGCAATCCATCTTGTAGACTCCTTACATCAAAAGGGAGCTGATTTCATAAAGGTTTATGATGACCTTTCCAAAGACATTTACGAGGCAATTTCACTGAAATGCAAAGAACTGAATTTGCCTTTTACGGGTCATACGCCAGATATTATTACTGCGATTGATGCTTCGGAATTGGGTCAAAAAAGTATAGAACATTTAAACGGTATTTTTGAATCTTGTTCATCTCAACAAAGTAGAATAGATAGTTTAGAAGTTGTCTTTAAGCATGCCTTTATGCAAAGAAATATCCCAAACGCAATTAAGGCATTTACTGAAATTGGAACTTTATATTCTAGTACATTAGATGAAGATGAGCTAAATAAATTGTCTAATACTCTTGTCAAAAACAAAACATTTATTACACCTACCTTAATAACTTTGAATAATCATTGGTACAGAAAAGAAGTTGATTTTACAAAAGATTCAATAAACAAATACATTCCACTTGAAATGTTTAATGGATGGGATCCGAATAATGAGTTTCCAACCAATATGTTTCCTGAAGAAACTTGGGAATCTGGCAAGAAAATGGTGTCCATTGCTAAAACTATTACTAATAAATTAAATAAGAATGGAGTAAAACTTCTCGCCGGAACTGACTGTGGTGTTTCATATGTTGTACCAGGATTTAGCATACATAATGAACTAAAACTATTGGTAAAAAGTGGATTAACTAATGGAGAAGCCCTGCAAACCGCCACAATTAATCCATCGTTATATTTTAATTTATCCGATTCATTAGGAACAGTAACTGAAAATAAAATTGCTGATTTAGTATTACTAAATAATAATCCTCTTGAAAAAATCGAAAATACACAGACCATTTTTGGTGTCATTCAAAACGGCAAATATCTAGACAGGAATAGACTAAATGAGCTTCTTAAAAATGCGGAAATTATAAAATAGCTATTATTTACTGCATACAATAACGTGTATAATTAATGAGATTAATTATCATTCTGTTACGGCGGAAAATGACTCGCGTCCTTTCCCGCAACTATTTATAATCAAAACCGTTGTGCTTCATTATTTGAAAAACCAATTCAATTAAAATCATATCTTTAGAGAAACTAACCGCTTGTGATAAAATTCTTCCGGAAAATTCGAAAAAAAAACTCTGACTGAAAATAAATTCAGTAAATATCTGATTTATGCTATTGGAGAAATTCTACTTGTGGTAATTGGAATTTTGATTGCATTGCAGATTAATAATTGGAATGAAATTCAAAAGGGCGAAATGAAAGCTACCACAATTTTGAAAGAGATTCGTTCAGATATGTATAAAGATTTAGAGTTAATCGAAGAATTAAAACCTTATTGGGGAAGAGAGATTATGTACTTTAAGAAGGTTTTGCCTTCGTTTAATCCTCGAAAAGAAATAACTTCCTTTGAAGGCTTTGATACTATTAGCAAAATATCTTATTCGGAGTTATTTGGATATGATATGCCCTTTCGGTCAAGCACAAGTGCCTACGATGCAATGATTGCTGATGGCAATTCTGACCTTATAATAAATGACACTTTATATTCAAATATTCAAAGGTTTTATACTTTTAATGCGCCTACCAATGAAAATCTATTTGAAATCTTAAGGCAGGAATCATCTGATTTAAATTATAAATATGCTCATATAATAGCTTATAAGCCATTTAAAAACATTAGTGATTTAACGGATGAGTATTTAATTGCTGATCTTAATATTTATTTTCAATCCAAGAATTTTTATTATTGGAGAACATTTGTAATAAACCAGGAAAGCCTTAAGGATATTATTTTTCAAATTGACAAAGAATTAGAACAATAGCTGAATAAAAAGCAACGAAAGTAAAGCAACGCATTTAATACAGCGTCCATACTTGGCTTTAATCAAATTTCTTAACTTTATAAAAAATTGATATATCGGATAAAACCGATAGGCGGCTCTACTGCCCTGCCGACGCTACAGCCAAATGCAACGCCGCGTTGCTAATTACATTTACGGCTCTGCCGAATCAGCCACAAAGCCGCCACAAATCAAACATAAGCCCGTTGTAAGCAATTTAATAAAAATACCAAAATGAAAATATCAGGAAAATCTATTAGGGCTTTTATAGGTTCTAAGAATTACACAATTTCTCGAAACTTTTACAGAGATTTAGGTTTTGAGGAAGTAATTACTTCAAAAAATATGTCATACTTCCACATTGGTGATTTCGGATTTTATTTGCAAGATGCATATGTTAAAGATTGGATTGATAATTCAATGATTTTCTTGGAAGTGGATAATTTGGAAAGTATTTTGAAATATATACAGAATTTAAAATTGACCGAAAAATATGAAAATGTCAGATTATCTAGAATAGTATTTAATGAGTGGGGAAAGGAATTTTTTCTTCATGATCCTAGTGGAGTATTATGGCATATCGGAAAATTTAATTCTAAAGAATTATAGAATCGATAAAACTTCTTACAACAAATCATACAATCCAACTGTCACATTGTTAAGTGAATTGTATTTCTTACAATTAATCGTAAATTAGTCTATCGGATAAAATTGAAAGGCGACAAAAATCATACATAAATCCATTGTGCGTCATTATTTGATCTTCTTAATTCAATTAAAATCATATCTTTAGAGAAACTAACGACTTGTGATAAAATTCTTTCGGAAAATTCGCCAAAAACTGCTGACCGAAAACAAATTCAGCAAATATCTTCTTTATGCAATCGGCGAAATAATTCTTGTCGTTATTGGAATTTTAATTGCCTTATCGATTAATAATTGGAATGAGAATAGAAAATCCAAAAATTTAGCACAAGAAAATTATCTGAATTTACTAACATCGCTGGAACAGGACTCTATTACAGTTAATCTAACTATTAAAAGGAATACGATAGGATTAGATGCACTACGCAAGATTATTCCCTTAGAAAAGAACGTTGAGCTTTTAGAACTCCCCGAAGATAAACTTAATGAATACTTGATGTCATTTGGTAATGCTGGCCGAAGCTTTATTCCAAAATCAGGAGTTTATAACTTACTTACCTCAAACAATGGTTTTGATTTAATAAAATCTGATAAAATAAAGTCGTTGCTTATTAATCTTTACGATTATCAATATAAAGCTTATGAAGATTTAGATTCCCAAATTGACAACAAATATCATAACCAATTGGGTTCTATATTAAAAGAGAAGATTGGAATAGTTGTGGAATATACACCAGAACTACCTATTACCCAAAGTACAACACCAGAGCTATTTGAAAAACACTACTTTGAACTAGCATCTGAGTCAAGAGATATATTTGGAATGTTATCGTTTAATAAAAATAACCTAATTCAAATAGAACAGTCAATAAATGAACTCATTTCATTGATTAGAGATGAAATTAAAAAATAACGAAAAAACTAGAAGGCGTCGCCATTGCCCTACCAAAACTACAGCTAGATGCTACTATGCTGCTACGTTCCGCGAGCCCGGCCTGTCATAGGCAAATTCGTTGCCATTCATTGGGTGTGCAAACTTTATCTAAAAATTAAACTGATTTAAATGAGAAACTTAAAAAAAATTACAATTCTGACTTCGATAATGGTATTGTCTTCATTTTTCCAACCAATCTTCAGCCAGAAAAATGACTTTATCAAGGAATATTTGGAACGATTGGAAAACTCTAGAAAATATCTTATCCTCATTGCCGAAACTATGCCAGAAGATAAATATGATTTCAAAGCAACACCAGAATCAATGAGTTTTTCCGAAAACTTAATGCACATTGGATGGGCCATGGATTGGCATAGTCAATCATTAATGGGTGGACGTGAAGCAAGGGATTGGAATACCGACATAGAGCTTAAAATAGATAACAAATCAAAACAGGAAATGATTGATAAAATAGACGAGACTTTCAGTAAAACAATTGAATTCATAGCAAATTTTGATATAAAACGATTGGATGAAAGGTTGGACTATTTTGGATCGAACAGAACAAAACGACAAGTTTTATTACTGCTTGCCGACCATATAACTCATCACAGAGGGCAAATGCTTGTTTATATGCGACTAAATGGACTGAAGCCTCCGAGATATGTCTTATATCAATAAGTCAACACGAGAGCTGAATTAATGAAAGACAACGAAAGGACAACAACGTACATGGGTAATTGCGATTGCTGGTTGAAATAGTAGAGGAAAAGCTAATTCCTGAAGGTGTCTGGGACTGATAGTCTGAATGGCATGAACCTTTAGATAAAGTAAAAAAATAGTGCTAACGGTTTTGCATATAATATTGCGCTATGACGTTACTTAGATTCACGCTAACCAACCCACCCGGGCTGAAAAGGCTACATTCTGGCGAGAACAGCCGAAAAGTCACTACAAATCATAATTAAACTAGTTGTGCTTCATTATTTGAACTACCTAATTCAATTAAAATCATATCTTTAGAGAAACTAACCACTCGTGATAAAATTTTTTCGAAAAATTCGACAAAAAATGCTGAATGAAAACAAATTCAGTAAGTATCTACTCTATGCCATTGGAGAAATTATATTGGTTGTAATTGGAATATTAATTGCATTACAGATTAATAATTTTAATAATAGTAGACAAGAAACAAAAATAGAACAATCGTATTTATTGTCGTTGCAAACTGAATTTGAAATTAACTTAGAGAAAATAAATAATAGTCTTCAAAACAACAAGGAAAGAGTAAATGCAGTAGAGGATATGTTGACTTTATTTGATGCGAATGTACTAGACACAATAAGTGATAAGGCTATATCAGATATGTTGTATTCAGTTTTTTCTGGCGACGCAACCTATCAACCTTCAAAAGGAGTTTTAACCGATATTATCAGTTCAGGGAATCTTAATATAATTAAAAATAAAAAACTAAGACAAAGTCTGGCTTCATTTGAAAGCAAATTAGATTTTTTATTTTTAATGCGAAATACCATTACTAATTTAAAGAGTAAATTAAAAAACCATTTAAATAAGAATGGAAGTATACGAAATTTGTTGATGGATAGAGGTCGTGAATTTGAAAACAAATCAATTTCTGATTCAAGGAATAATAGGCAAATATTTAATTCTATTGAATTTGAAAATGAGCTTTTAGATTATTATCTAACAATTTCAGCTGCCAATGGGCCAAGAGTTTTTGGCGGAATAAAAGAGCAAATTGAACAAATTTTAGTTGAAATTGATTTAGAAATTAACTAATAAGGAAAGTACAATAACGAATATAATTTATGGTTGAAATTGTTATAGCATTCTAAATCTCTTATTTATCACTAACTTGTCCATCGGGTAAAACCGTGAGGAGGCG
This Rasiella rasia DNA region includes the following protein-coding sequences:
- a CDS encoding AraC family transcriptional regulator, translating into MNESIQENSFREYVFRINRVIDYIRLNVDREIKLNELAEVSNFSKFHFHRIFKAITGVTPNDFITKTKLSKAEYKLLNNSESTISNIAYSVGFTNVSSFSKSFKKNYKISPSQWKEINSKNRQPDSKIGQPLKNNDIEIAPILLIQKFTNMELKNNINIEIKNIDDIPVIYLRNHSIHVHDSENFGKMFDSLLTWANARDLLNFPITKALTVYRSMPDSDGMLQADTCLSVSKEIEGEGEIGKTVIKGGKYVVLHKEGTLDECFSAWDYLYNEWFPNSGYQPDDRAVYLSHLNDAKTHPQGLHIFDMCISVKPI
- a CDS encoding DUF6090 family protein translates to MIKFFRKIRQKLLTENKFSKYLLYAIGEIILVVIGILIALSINNWNENRKSKNLAQENYLNLLTSLEQDSITVNLTIKRNTIGLDALRKIIPLEKNVELLELPEDKLNEYLMSFGNAGRSFIPKSGVYNLLTSNNGFDLIKSDKIKSLLINLYDYQYKAYEDLDSQIDNKYHNQLGSILKEKIGIVVEYTPELPITQSTTPELFEKHYFELASESRDIFGMLSFNKNNLIQIEQSINELISLIRDEIKK
- a CDS encoding VOC family protein, which encodes MKISGKSIRAFIGSKNYTISRNFYRDLGFEEVITSKNMSYFHIGDFGFYLQDAYVKDWIDNSMIFLEVDNLESILKYIQNLKLTEKYENVRLSRIVFNEWGKEFFLHDPSGVLWHIGKFNSKEL
- a CDS encoding amidohydrolase family protein produces the protein MKRIIFGIICSIFLLSFISCKNKEIQADIVITNVNIIDVENQITNSSQTIAIENGKIILIEPYSDSSVIKAETIIDGTNKYLIPSLWDMHTHYTTSNKHKGFLNLFMANGVLGVRDLWGSIEARDSLVASNTLMPRIFLSGHIIDGPFTLLQGTLQPKSADEAIHLVDSLHQKGADFIKVYDDLSKDIYEAISLKCKELNLPFTGHTPDIITAIDASELGQKSIEHLNGIFESCSSQQSRIDSLEVVFKHAFMQRNIPNAIKAFTEIGTLYSSTLDEDELNKLSNTLVKNKTFITPTLITLNNHWYRKEVDFTKDSINKYIPLEMFNGWDPNNEFPTNMFPEETWESGKKMVSIAKTITNKLNKNGVKLLAGTDCGVSYVVPGFSIHNELKLLVKSGLTNGEALQTATINPSLYFNLSDSLGTVTENKIADLVLLNNNPLEKIENTQTIFGVIQNGKYLDRNRLNELLKNAEIIK
- a CDS encoding DUF6090 family protein; this translates as MVIGILIALQINNWNEIQKGEMKATTILKEIRSDMYKDLELIEELKPYWGREIMYFKKVLPSFNPRKEITSFEGFDTISKISYSELFGYDMPFRSSTSAYDAMIADGNSDLIINDTLYSNIQRFYTFNAPTNENLFEILRQESSDLNYKYAHIIAYKPFKNISDLTDEYLIADLNIYFQSKNFYYWRTFVINQESLKDIIFQIDKELEQ
- a CDS encoding DinB family protein; the protein is MRNLKKITILTSIMVLSSFFQPIFSQKNDFIKEYLERLENSRKYLILIAETMPEDKYDFKATPESMSFSENLMHIGWAMDWHSQSLMGGREARDWNTDIELKIDNKSKQEMIDKIDETFSKTIEFIANFDIKRLDERLDYFGSNRTKRQVLLLLADHITHHRGQMLVYMRLNGLKPPRYVLYQ
- a CDS encoding DUF6090 family protein; its protein translation is MIKFFRKIRQKMLNENKFSKYLLYAIGEIILVVIGILIALQINNFNNSRQETKIEQSYLLSLQTEFEINLEKINNSLQNNKERVNAVEDMLTLFDANVLDTISDKAISDMLYSVFSGDATYQPSKGVLTDIISSGNLNIIKNKKLRQSLASFESKLDFLFLMRNTITNLKSKLKNHLNKNGSIRNLLMDRGREFENKSISDSRNNRQIFNSIEFENELLDYYLTISAANGPRVFGGIKEQIEQILVEIDLEIN